From the genome of Methylomonas sp. UP202, one region includes:
- the argH gene encoding argininosuccinate lyase, whose protein sequence is MSNVNSEKLSSARFAEATDAFVEEFTASVGFDQRMALQDIQGSLAHATMLHKIGILTEQELADIRSGLAQIRGEIERGEFVWSIKQEDVHMNIEARLTDLIGIAGKKLHTGRSRNDQVATDIRLYLRDEVDVILGQLRRLQTALLDLAEREAATIMPGFTHLQVAQPVTFGHHLMAWFEMLSRDAERFQDCRKRINVMPLGAAALAGTSYPLDRFLTAELLGFSRPSNNSLDSVSDRDFAIEFTAAASLVMLHLSRFSEELVLWASAQFDFIDIPDAFCTGSSIMPQKKNPDVPELVRGKSGRVAGHLMALLMLMKSQPLAYNKDNQEDKEPLFDTVDTVVNSLRAFADMMPRVQAKRENMYQSAKRGFATATDLADYLVRKGMAFRDAHEVVGLAVRLGLRTGRDLSELTLTELQSFSATIAEDVFDILGLEGSVALRKHIGGTAPETVRQAICDARRQILS, encoded by the coding sequence ATGTCAAATGTAAACTCCGAAAAACTCTCCAGCGCCCGCTTCGCCGAAGCCACCGACGCCTTCGTCGAGGAATTCACCGCCTCGGTCGGTTTCGATCAACGCATGGCCCTGCAGGATATTCAGGGTTCGTTGGCGCACGCGACGATGCTCCATAAGATTGGGATTTTGACCGAACAGGAGCTGGCCGACATCCGTAGCGGGCTGGCGCAAATTCGCGGTGAAATCGAACGCGGCGAGTTCGTCTGGTCGATAAAGCAGGAAGATGTTCACATGAATATCGAAGCGCGCTTGACCGACCTGATCGGTATCGCCGGCAAAAAACTGCACACCGGACGTTCGCGTAACGATCAGGTCGCCACCGACATTCGTTTGTATTTGCGCGACGAAGTCGACGTCATTCTGGGGCAATTGCGGCGTCTGCAAACCGCGTTGCTGGATCTGGCAGAACGCGAGGCCGCGACGATCATGCCCGGTTTCACCCATTTGCAGGTGGCCCAGCCGGTGACCTTCGGCCACCATTTGATGGCCTGGTTCGAGATGCTGAGCCGCGACGCCGAGCGCTTCCAGGATTGCCGCAAGCGCATCAATGTGATGCCGCTGGGAGCGGCGGCGCTGGCCGGTACCAGTTATCCGCTGGATCGTTTCTTGACTGCGGAATTACTGGGTTTTTCCCGGCCGTCCAACAATTCGCTGGATTCGGTTAGCGATCGCGATTTCGCGATCGAGTTTACCGCCGCCGCCAGCCTAGTGATGTTGCATTTGTCCAGGTTTTCCGAAGAGCTGGTACTTTGGGCTAGTGCTCAGTTCGACTTCATCGATATTCCGGACGCCTTTTGCACGGGATCGTCGATCATGCCGCAGAAGAAAAACCCGGACGTACCGGAGTTGGTGCGCGGCAAGTCCGGCCGGGTGGCCGGGCATTTGATGGCCTTGCTGATGTTGATGAAAAGCCAACCCCTGGCCTACAACAAGGACAATCAGGAAGACAAGGAGCCGTTATTCGATACCGTCGATACCGTCGTCAACAGTCTACGGGCTTTTGCCGACATGATGCCGCGCGTCCAGGCCAAGCGCGAAAACATGTATCAGTCCGCCAAACGCGGGTTTGCGACTGCGACCGATTTAGCCGACTACTTGGTCCGTAAGGGCATGGCGTTCCGCGATGCGCACGAGGTGGTCGGTTTGGCGGTTCGCCTGGGTTTGCGGACCGGTCGGGATTTGTCGGAATTAACCCTGACCGAATTGCAAAGTTTCTCGGCAACCATTGCGGAAGATGTGTTCGATATCCTCGGCTTAGAAGGGTCGGTGGCTTTGCGCAAGCATATTGGCGGTACGGCACCGGAGACGGTGCGTCAGGCAATTTGTGACGCGCGCCGGCAAATCCTTAGTTAA
- a CDS encoding TraR/DksA C4-type zinc finger protein gives MTELFVEQTRRSMYAGESATHCDECGEPIPEARRSAIACRYCLPCQTKLERSGKI, from the coding sequence ATGACTGAATTATTCGTCGAACAAACTCGCCGCTCGATGTATGCCGGGGAGTCGGCGACGCATTGCGACGAATGCGGCGAACCCATCCCCGAGGCGCGCCGGAGCGCGATTGCCTGTCGTTATTGTTTGCCCTGCCAGACCAAATTGGAACGTAGCGGTAAAATCTGA
- a CDS encoding hydrogenase maturation protease, with the protein MTALKPVLVFAYGNPSRGDDALGPLLLEALENQVGTNTVEFIVDFQLQIEHALDIQGRRVAIFVDASVKAEMPYQFSRLMPLRDRSYTSHAMSPAALLDVYQALYGSPPPTFLLGIAGLSFELGEVLSPDAAQNLALAVEFACRLLSGSAEDILAAAIKVVPPLDLPVPA; encoded by the coding sequence ATGACGGCGCTCAAACCGGTTCTGGTGTTTGCTTACGGCAACCCGAGCCGAGGTGACGATGCCCTCGGACCTCTGCTATTGGAGGCTCTGGAAAACCAAGTCGGCACCAACACCGTCGAATTCATCGTCGATTTTCAGTTGCAAATCGAGCACGCGCTGGATATACAGGGGCGGCGTGTGGCGATATTCGTCGATGCGTCGGTCAAGGCCGAGATGCCCTACCAATTCAGCCGGCTCATGCCGTTACGCGATCGGAGTTACACCAGCCATGCGATGAGTCCGGCGGCCTTGCTGGACGTTTATCAAGCGTTGTACGGTTCGCCGCCGCCGACTTTCTTATTGGGCATTGCCGGTTTGTCGTTCGAGCTTGGCGAGGTGCTCAGCCCTGACGCCGCGCAAAACCTGGCGCTGGCTGTCGAATTCGCCTGTCGCTTGCTGAGCGGGTCGGCGGAGGATATATTAGCCGCCGCCATCAAAGTCGTTCCGCCTTTAGACCTCCCAGTTCCGGCTTGA
- a CDS encoding Ni/Fe hydrogenase subunit alpha, with translation MYEHLETAVNPAGLKRVVVDPVSRVEGHGKVTLLLDAENRVQQARLHIVEFRGFEKFIQGRPYWELPVLVQRLCGICPVSHHLAAAKAIDQLVGVDPADLTPAADKLRRLLHFGQVLQSHALHFFHLSSPDLLFGFDSDIAKRNVIAVLAEYPEIGLQGVKLRKYGQEVIRMVSGKRVHGTGAIPGGMNKALSRDERDYLLQDIDQVLAWAESAVALIKSVHTANLPYYDEFATIRSNYLGLIKPNGAMELYHGGIRAKTDSGTTIVDHYDYCAYTDLIHEEVRSWSYMKFPYLTALGKADGWYRVGPLARVNNCDFIDTPLAEAARVEFKQHGGEAMVHSTLAFHWARLIELLHCAEGIKILLRDSDVMSSHLLVQGEKRYEGIGVIEAPRGTLFHHYQIDDNDIVTKANLIVSTTSNNMGMNESVRQVAAEYLSGRELTEPLLNSLEVAIRAYDPCLSCATHAVGKMPLQLELVDAEGQVIDRLIRHSDGEFEHGLA, from the coding sequence ATGTACGAGCATCTTGAAACCGCCGTCAATCCCGCCGGCCTGAAGCGGGTCGTGGTCGATCCCGTCTCTCGCGTCGAGGGTCATGGAAAAGTTACGTTGTTGCTGGACGCCGAGAATCGGGTCCAGCAAGCCCGGCTGCACATCGTCGAATTTCGCGGCTTCGAAAAATTCATTCAGGGCCGGCCGTATTGGGAGTTGCCGGTGTTGGTGCAACGGCTCTGCGGCATTTGCCCGGTTAGTCACCATCTGGCGGCGGCCAAGGCCATCGATCAATTGGTGGGTGTCGATCCTGCCGACTTAACGCCGGCCGCCGACAAATTGCGCCGTCTGCTGCATTTCGGTCAGGTTTTACAATCGCATGCTCTGCACTTTTTTCATCTTTCCAGCCCGGACTTGCTGTTTGGTTTCGATAGCGACATCGCCAAGCGTAACGTCATCGCGGTGCTGGCGGAATACCCCGAGATCGGCCTGCAAGGCGTTAAGCTGCGCAAGTACGGCCAGGAAGTCATACGGATGGTGTCCGGCAAAAGGGTACATGGTACCGGCGCGATACCCGGCGGCATGAACAAGGCTTTGAGCCGAGACGAGCGGGATTATTTGTTGCAGGATATCGATCAGGTGCTGGCTTGGGCCGAATCGGCGGTGGCCTTGATCAAATCGGTGCATACCGCCAACCTGCCGTATTACGACGAGTTTGCGACGATACGCAGCAATTATCTGGGCTTGATCAAGCCGAACGGTGCGATGGAGCTTTATCACGGTGGGATTCGCGCCAAAACCGACAGCGGCACGACGATAGTCGACCACTACGATTATTGCGCTTACACCGATTTGATCCATGAAGAGGTGCGCTCCTGGAGTTATATGAAATTCCCGTATCTGACCGCATTGGGCAAGGCCGACGGTTGGTATCGGGTGGGACCCTTGGCTCGGGTCAACAACTGCGATTTCATCGATACGCCGCTGGCCGAAGCAGCGCGGGTCGAGTTCAAGCAACACGGTGGGGAGGCCATGGTGCACAGCACCTTGGCTTTCCATTGGGCGCGGTTGATCGAATTATTGCATTGCGCCGAAGGCATTAAGATTTTGTTGCGCGATTCCGACGTGATGAGTAGTCATTTGCTGGTTCAAGGCGAAAAGCGTTACGAAGGTATCGGCGTGATCGAGGCGCCGCGCGGCACCTTGTTTCACCACTATCAGATCGATGACAACGACATCGTCACCAAGGCCAACTTGATCGTTTCGACGACCAGTAACAATATGGGCATGAACGAGTCGGTACGTCAGGTCGCGGCTGAATACCTGTCCGGGCGCGAGTTGACCGAGCCGTTGCTGAACAGTCTGGAAGTGGCGATACGCGCCTACGATCCTTGCTTGTCTTGCGCCACCCATGCGGTTGGCAAAATGCCGTTGCAACTCGAATTGGTGGATGCCGAAGGCCAAGTGATTGATCGGTTGATTCGGCATAGTGACGGTGAATTCGAGCACGGTTTGGCCTGA
- a CDS encoding NADP oxidoreductase — MSNKIKVATTSLAGCFGCHMSFLDIDERLLTLAEVAEFDRSPITDIEHCGPCDIGLIEGGVCNSENVHVLREFRKNCKILVAVGACAINGGLPAMRNHIDLEDCLLEAYRDGIGVENPQIPSDPELPLLLNQVHPIHEIVKIDYFLPGCPPSADVFWTFLTALVEGREPSLPYELVHYD; from the coding sequence ATGAGCAATAAAATTAAGGTCGCGACCACCTCGTTGGCGGGTTGCTTCGGTTGCCACATGTCGTTTCTGGACATCGACGAACGCCTGTTGACCTTGGCCGAAGTCGCCGAATTCGACCGTTCGCCGATCACCGACATCGAGCACTGCGGTCCCTGCGACATCGGTTTGATCGAAGGCGGCGTCTGCAATTCGGAAAACGTGCATGTATTGCGCGAATTTCGGAAGAACTGCAAGATCCTGGTGGCGGTTGGCGCTTGTGCGATCAACGGCGGCTTACCGGCGATGCGCAACCACATCGATCTGGAAGATTGTTTGCTGGAAGCGTATCGAGACGGCATCGGCGTTGAAAATCCGCAAATTCCCAGCGATCCGGAATTGCCGTTGTTACTGAACCAGGTGCATCCAATCCACGAAATCGTCAAAATCGACTATTTCCTGCCCGGTTGCCCGCCGTCCGCCGACGTGTTCTGGACCTTCCTGACCGCGTTGGTCGAGGGCCGAGAACCCAGCCTGCCTTACGAATTGGTGCATTACGATTGA
- a CDS encoding 2Fe-2S iron-sulfur cluster-binding protein, which translates to MTGTITINGQIVPFQAGQTIIEAATAAGIYIPHLCHKPGYTPHGSCKLCTVNVNGRNCSACTFPAVDGQTVINNSAELQQDRRRITQMLFVEGNHLCPSCEKTGNCQLQGVAYYLNMTDNHFPHFFAHREMDASHPDILIDHNRCIFCNLCVRASKEKDGKNVFAIAGRGINKRLVVNSVSGLLKDSDVSIDDSAVHVCPTGALLIKRTGYQVPIGQRIYDHRQISEVALFAEGSHEQ; encoded by the coding sequence ATGACAGGTACCATCACCATCAACGGGCAAATCGTCCCGTTCCAAGCAGGACAAACCATCATCGAAGCCGCCACCGCGGCCGGCATCTACATTCCGCATCTCTGCCACAAGCCCGGCTACACGCCCCACGGCAGTTGCAAATTATGCACGGTCAACGTCAACGGTCGGAACTGCTCGGCTTGCACCTTTCCGGCTGTTGACGGCCAAACCGTGATAAACAATAGCGCCGAGCTGCAGCAAGACCGCCGCCGCATCACGCAGATGCTGTTCGTCGAGGGCAACCACCTGTGTCCGTCTTGCGAGAAAACCGGTAACTGCCAATTACAGGGCGTCGCTTACTATTTGAATATGACGGACAACCACTTCCCGCACTTTTTCGCGCACCGGGAAATGGATGCTTCGCATCCGGACATTTTGATCGATCACAACCGGTGCATTTTTTGCAATCTCTGCGTGCGGGCGAGTAAGGAAAAAGACGGCAAAAACGTGTTTGCGATCGCCGGTCGCGGCATCAATAAGCGTTTGGTTGTCAATTCGGTCAGCGGGCTGTTGAAGGACAGTGACGTCAGCATCGACGACAGCGCGGTGCACGTGTGCCCGACCGGGGCGTTGTTGATCAAGCGCACCGGTTATCAAGTCCCCATCGGGCAACGTATTTACGATCATCGCCAAATCAGCGAAGTGGCGCTGTTCGCGGAGGGAAGTCATGAGCAATAA
- a CDS encoding NAD(P)H-dependent oxidoreductase subunit E encodes MKTFIQTVLAEADARAVNLLQILRAVQARYQHIPEEAIELLAEGLSIPRTQILGVAEFYSFLHITPQGRYDLLISDSITDRMLGNQFVLDYLAERLAVQVGQVRADGLVSLNRTSCTGMCDQGPAGLVNGLALTSLDIARLEEIVELVNQQTPLSQWPATLFAVADNIHRPGLLLSEPLVAGDALRAAFGRGLPETLEELDRSGLRGRGGAGFKTVVKWRFCADEPADTRFVVCNADEGEPGTFKDRVLLNSYASQVFEGMTLAAALIGAQQGFLYLRGEYLHLHEQLQGVLTERRASGLLGENILGLGLNFDIEIRLGAGAYICGEESALIESLEGKPGIPRNRPPYPVTSGYLNKPTIVNNVETFLAAAHIAVRGGAWFAAVGTEKSAGTKILSISGDCARPGIYEYPFGTRIRQVLEDCGAVDVLGVQIGGPSGTFISNRELDRALAFEDLATGGSFIVFNCSRDILRIVQNFTHFFAHESCGFCTPCRVGTSLLKKQLDKIVDGHGSAGDVVELENLCQLVKHHSHCGLGQTAANPILSTLERYPDVYEKQLKQISYEPGFDLDGALAIARRMAHRDDAAAHLSQLED; translated from the coding sequence ATGAAGACGTTTATTCAGACCGTGCTGGCGGAAGCCGATGCTCGAGCGGTTAATCTGCTGCAAATCCTAAGAGCCGTCCAAGCCCGCTACCAGCATATTCCCGAGGAAGCTATTGAATTGCTGGCGGAAGGCTTGTCTATTCCGCGTACGCAAATTCTCGGTGTCGCCGAGTTTTACAGCTTCTTGCATATAACCCCGCAAGGTCGTTATGACTTGTTAATCAGCGATTCGATCACCGATCGGATGTTGGGTAACCAGTTTGTGTTGGATTATCTTGCCGAGCGTTTGGCGGTTCAGGTCGGTCAGGTCCGGGCGGATGGCTTGGTGAGTTTAAATCGTACTTCGTGTACCGGTATGTGCGATCAAGGGCCGGCCGGCTTGGTCAACGGATTGGCTTTAACGAGCCTGGATATAGCTCGGCTCGAGGAAATCGTCGAGTTGGTGAATCAGCAAACGCCGCTGTCGCAGTGGCCGGCGACATTGTTTGCGGTCGCCGATAACATTCATAGACCTGGACTATTGCTTAGCGAACCCTTGGTCGCTGGCGATGCGTTACGGGCGGCGTTTGGACGCGGTCTGCCGGAAACGTTGGAGGAACTCGACCGCTCCGGTCTGCGCGGCCGCGGTGGCGCGGGCTTCAAAACGGTGGTGAAATGGCGGTTTTGCGCCGATGAGCCGGCCGACACCCGTTTCGTGGTCTGCAACGCCGACGAGGGCGAGCCCGGTACCTTCAAAGACCGGGTGTTGCTAAACAGCTATGCCAGTCAAGTTTTCGAAGGTATGACGCTGGCGGCAGCGCTGATTGGCGCCCAACAAGGGTTTTTGTACCTGCGTGGCGAATATTTGCATCTGCACGAACAATTGCAGGGTGTATTGACCGAGCGCCGCGCGTCCGGCTTGCTGGGCGAGAATATCCTCGGCCTGGGATTGAACTTCGATATCGAAATCCGTCTCGGCGCTGGCGCGTATATTTGCGGCGAGGAATCGGCGCTGATCGAATCGTTGGAAGGTAAGCCCGGCATACCCCGCAATCGGCCGCCTTATCCGGTGACCAGCGGCTATTTGAATAAACCGACGATCGTCAATAACGTCGAAACCTTTTTGGCCGCCGCTCACATAGCCGTACGCGGCGGCGCTTGGTTTGCCGCGGTCGGCACCGAAAAATCCGCCGGCACCAAGATTCTCAGCATTAGCGGCGATTGTGCACGGCCGGGCATCTACGAGTACCCGTTCGGTACTCGTATTCGCCAGGTGCTGGAAGACTGCGGCGCCGTTGACGTATTGGGAGTTCAGATCGGCGGACCATCGGGTACGTTCATTTCCAATCGGGAACTGGACCGGGCCTTAGCCTTCGAAGATCTAGCCACCGGCGGTTCCTTCATTGTCTTTAACTGCAGTCGGGACATCCTAAGGATCGTTCAAAATTTCACCCATTTCTTCGCTCACGAGAGTTGCGGATTTTGCACGCCATGCCGGGTTGGGACCTCGTTGTTGAAAAAGCAGTTGGATAAAATCGTCGACGGTCATGGTTCGGCCGGCGATGTCGTCGAGCTGGAAAATCTTTGTCAGTTAGTGAAACACCACAGCCATTGCGGCCTGGGACAAACCGCGGCCAACCCGATCTTGAGCACATTGGAACGCTACCCCGACGTCTACGAAAAACAATTGAAGCAGATCAGTTACGAACCTGGGTTCGATTTGGACGGCGCGTTGGCGATTGCCCGCCGCATGGCGCATCGCGACGACGCGGCCGCGCATTTGTCGCAACTGGAGGATTGA
- a CDS encoding OmpA family protein: protein MKKHRSLDLDGLDGILRPAAESRPPASRTWIVWSLLLLVIAAIGVYWIGNHPLPKLEWPETPDRSSNAAPAQPVPPPPPTEQAEVVAKQQPTNDAAPTAPAESKTESVAASPAPVAEAQTELKLPTEPTAAGPAPANTDPVYTVYFKFNSTKPIRLSGAEKNRLLEQVKQCDQGTRIVGHTCNLGNDASNRQLGQARAEALQKWLTAQGIAAPIETATEGWNRPAASNDTPDGQKLNRRAEVHCLTP, encoded by the coding sequence ATGAAAAAACATCGATCACTCGATCTCGACGGCTTGGACGGCATTCTTCGTCCCGCCGCCGAATCGCGCCCGCCGGCGAGCCGGACCTGGATCGTTTGGAGCTTGCTGTTGTTAGTGATCGCAGCAATCGGCGTGTACTGGATAGGCAACCATCCGCTACCGAAGTTGGAATGGCCGGAGACGCCAGACCGTTCCAGCAATGCCGCTCCGGCTCAACCTGTTCCGCCCCCTCCGCCAACCGAGCAGGCGGAAGTCGTTGCCAAGCAGCAGCCGACCAATGACGCCGCGCCAACGGCACCGGCGGAGAGCAAGACGGAATCGGTCGCCGCCTCACCAGCCCCGGTCGCCGAAGCGCAAACCGAGCTCAAGCTGCCAACCGAACCCACCGCCGCCGGCCCGGCGCCAGCCAACACCGATCCGGTTTACACAGTGTATTTCAAGTTCAATTCCACTAAGCCGATTCGACTGTCCGGGGCCGAGAAAAACCGTCTGCTCGAACAAGTCAAACAATGCGATCAGGGTACCCGAATCGTCGGGCATACCTGCAATCTGGGCAACGACGCGTCCAACCGCCAACTCGGCCAAGCGCGCGCGGAAGCCCTACAAAAGTGGCTGACCGCACAAGGTATTGCCGCGCCCATCGAAACCGCCACGGAAGGTTGGAACAGACCGGCGGCTTCCAACGACACGCCGGACGGCCAAAAGTTGAACCGGCGCGCCGAAGTACACTGTTTGACGCCCTAA
- a CDS encoding V4R domain-containing protein: MLTNNKTDYQLAQQQILEGILSGEFGIENRNDLGPLIPIRLFQVLRMVALGSNVEDILGQGAPSLVYHSGQSLGSTLGQIVAANVDKDLETYVGKIQQLCRQLCIGLVVPDKVDLSSGLLELRVDECVSCAGIHNVAAPICHFEAGMVGGIVKAFFKRNVKATETKCNALGDKTCLIRVDLL; this comes from the coding sequence ATGCTAACCAATAACAAAACCGACTACCAACTGGCGCAACAACAAATTCTCGAGGGTATTTTGTCCGGGGAATTCGGAATCGAAAACCGCAACGACCTCGGTCCGCTCATCCCGATTCGCCTGTTTCAGGTGTTGCGGATGGTGGCACTGGGCTCCAACGTCGAGGACATCCTCGGCCAGGGCGCACCGTCGCTGGTATACCACTCCGGACAAAGCCTCGGCAGTACGCTGGGCCAAATCGTCGCGGCCAACGTCGACAAGGATCTGGAAACCTATGTCGGCAAAATCCAGCAATTGTGCCGGCAACTTTGCATCGGCTTGGTGGTGCCCGACAAGGTCGATCTATCCAGTGGATTGTTGGAATTGCGGGTGGACGAATGCGTCTCCTGCGCCGGCATCCATAACGTGGCGGCGCCGATTTGCCATTTCGAGGCCGGCATGGTCGGCGGCATCGTCAAGGCATTTTTCAAGCGCAACGTCAAAGCCACCGAAACCAAGTGCAACGCCCTGGGCGACAAAACCTGCCTGATCCGGGTCGACCTACTGTAA
- a CDS encoding roadblock/LC7 domain-containing protein: MNSNIHALEPRASQSAEIESILRNLMSIQGVSAAAIVDSDGFVTHIHRDYEINTDAIGASVQVVFGAASKAAGHVGHHQTQMVICENAEGYILSTPIEAGFMLALVTKRDALLGRVRFELKETVPMLKKLFSSYLFK, from the coding sequence ATGAACAGCAACATCCACGCTTTGGAGCCCAGAGCCTCGCAATCGGCGGAAATCGAATCGATTCTGCGGAATTTGATGAGCATACAGGGAGTTTCCGCTGCGGCCATCGTCGACAGCGACGGATTCGTCACCCACATCCACCGCGATTACGAGATCAATACCGACGCCATCGGCGCCTCGGTGCAAGTGGTATTCGGCGCCGCGTCCAAAGCCGCCGGACATGTCGGCCATCATCAAACCCAAATGGTGATCTGCGAAAACGCCGAGGGCTATATTCTGTCGACGCCGATCGAAGCCGGTTTCATGCTGGCGTTGGTGACCAAACGCGACGCTTTGTTGGGCAGGGTCCGCTTCGAACTGAAGGAAACCGTGCCGATGCTGAAAAAACTGTTTTCCAGCTACCTATTCAAATAA
- a CDS encoding roadblock/LC7 domain-containing protein: MHWFESQLAELDRLAAAYSAAQRQPSDDLVSTSASLRTKRGEFIAALQTLVDGVVRIKGIDACAAYHEGLILASAGQLPHADALGALIEDSIGVARDSSTILKLGDIEQLVIVGSASKVAVLNIGPVVLCIACPKTTNLAAALSEPVKAKR, translated from the coding sequence ATGCATTGGTTCGAATCGCAACTCGCCGAGCTCGATCGCTTGGCGGCGGCCTACTCGGCGGCCCAACGCCAGCCATCGGACGATCTAGTCAGTACCAGCGCCTCCCTGCGCACCAAGCGCGGCGAATTCATCGCCGCATTGCAAACACTGGTCGATGGCGTGGTGCGGATCAAAGGCATCGACGCCTGCGCCGCTTACCACGAGGGCTTGATTCTGGCCAGTGCCGGTCAACTGCCGCACGCCGACGCACTGGGCGCGTTGATCGAAGACAGCATCGGCGTCGCCCGCGACAGTTCGACGATTTTAAAGTTGGGCGACATCGAGCAACTGGTCATCGTCGGCTCGGCCAGCAAAGTGGCGGTGCTCAATATCGGCCCGGTGGTGCTATGTATCGCTTGCCCCAAGACCACCAACCTGGCCGCCGCCCTCAGTGAACCGGTAAAGGCCAAGCGCTAA